One genomic region from Clarias gariepinus isolate MV-2021 ecotype Netherlands chromosome 22, CGAR_prim_01v2, whole genome shotgun sequence encodes:
- the zgc:154075 gene encoding uncharacterized protein zgc:154075, whose translation MQSPVKVIVVGAGNRGETYSDFASVHPDRLKVVGIADPRLFARKKLQERHNVPEENVFDDWHCVAQREKFADAVFICTPDRHHKEPAVVLAKKGYHILLEKPMAVTLEDCTEIAETCIQSGVILTVCHVLQYDPFIRKIKVLIDSGAIGDVIHIQHFEPVGFYHFAHSFVRGNWRNEAESSFALLAKSCHDLDLIHHWAGGRRCIKVSSFGSLSHFRKENKPPGAANRCLECSVETDCSYSAKKIYLDRVKKGWVGWPVSVVCRNSVVDIESVAEALKTGPYGRCVYECDNDVCSNQVVNMEFEGGLTASFSMVAFTEEICQRHTSIYGSKGELTYDGRQIKVFDFLTQTSTKHTVDVKVPGSFVTGGHGVADYHLVDAFVSAVANGNPLLTHSGPKETLASHRLVFEAERSRLENRVVMCATDHD comes from the exons ATGCAGTCGCCTGTTAAAGTTATCGTGGTTGGAGCCGGGAACCGCGGTGAGACATACTCCGACTTTGCCTCTGTCCACCCTGATCGCCTGAAA GTTGTTGGAATTGCTGACCCAAGACTTTTTGCACGAAAGAAGCTCCAGGAGCGTCACAACGTGCCCGAAGAAAATGTATTTGATG ACTGGCACTGTGTAGCACAAAGGGAGAAGTTTGCAGATGCAGTATTTATTTGCACTCCAGATCGCCATCATAAG GAACCTGCAGTAGTTTTGGCGAAGAAGGGTTATCATATACTTCTGGAGAAGCCAATGGCG GTGACTCTAGAGGACTGTACAGAGATTGCTGAGACTTGTATTCAAAGCGGTGTGATACTAACAGTGTGCCATGTTCTCCAGTACGACCCGTtcatcagaaaaataaaa GTGCTTATTGACAGTGGAGCAATTGGGGATGTCATTCATATCCAACACTTTGAACCA GTGGGCTTTTATCACTTTGCTCACTCCTTTGTGAGAGGAAATTGGAGAAATGAGGCAGAAAGCTCTTTTGCTCTTTTAGCCAAATCCTGCCATGACCTGGACTTGATTCATCACTGGGCTGGAGGACGGAG GTGTATAAAAGTTTCATCATTTGGATCCCTCAGCCATTTCCGAAAAGAAAACAAG ccacCAGGAGCAGCAAATCGGTGCTTAGAATGTTCTGTTGAGACAGACTGTTCGTATTCTGCAAAGAAAATCTACCTGGACAGAGTTAAAAAG ggATGGGTGGGATGGCCAGTGTCAGTTGTGTGCAGAAATTCAGTTGTTGATATTGAGTCAGTAGCTGAGGCCTTGAAAACAGGTCCATATGGGCGCTGTGTTTATGAGTGTGACAACGATGTGTGTTCAAATcag gttGTTAACATGGAATTTGAAGGAGGCCTCACTGCGTCTTTTAGCATGGTGGCATTTACGGAGGAGATATGTCAGCGCCATACAAGCATCTATGGCAGTAAG GGGGAGCTGACTTATGATGGCCGCCAGATCAAAGTCTTCGATTTTCTCACTCAGACGTCCACAAAGCACACAGTTGATGTGAAGGTACCTGGAAGCTTCGTTACAGGGGGTCATGGTGTTGCAGATTATCATCTCGTTGACGCCTTCGTCTCAGCTGTGGCG AACGGAAACCCACTGCTGACCCATTCCGGACCAAAGGAAACACTGGCAAGTCACAGGTTGGTGTTTGAAGCTGAACGTTCCCGTCTCGAGAACAGAGTTGTGATGTGTGCGACTGATCATGACTAA